A single genomic interval of Lathyrus oleraceus cultivar Zhongwan6 chromosome 7, CAAS_Psat_ZW6_1.0, whole genome shotgun sequence harbors:
- the LOC127106899 gene encoding uncharacterized protein LOC127106899 yields the protein MSHSYQHSQPQQRRLLSQFLHHNQLHQQFFNIITPQTSLSPSTATSTTTTTTTTSFSFFHNKHYQDEDEDQDEPPFPCCFNILSNSKRFKFHVSNMDHHLQLDHFSSFKSPSQIIGKKKSIGLQKREELEREVNMLQRLLEKEEKVHEILDMVNNRPNNSAISIPNFLPPKMRELLAELVMVESEIAKLESQISQLQAGLKLEQEITKESESKSKTWNQGNLISNSISNYNRLSTSTITNPSSVQRSSSNIHERMAFETKALHFISKAIKGDYNLNDFGLNEKTGFSKNSVEQKETSFQEDVKFHERLLRKNAAVKPPSPMRDPRHPSPKLRERNLDMYLDLPTRSLLDPLLSEENDLKWQPNKLSESIMKCLNFIYVRLLRTSRAMELEKSGPVSRSLHSSLSSRSFRVDPGSTPKPSFMLQKESRQQDPYGIFNTEESIPRDIGPYKNLVMFTSSSLDPKFISSPSSIPLLRKLRILMSNLQTVDLKGLTNQQKLAFWINLYNACIMHGFIQYGAPSTPEKLIALMNKATLNIGGNIINAQAIEHFILRKRDTSNMKEAQRKGEWEEKESIVRELYGLEFVDPNVTFALCNGTRSSPAVRIYTGDGVTIELEKSKLDYFQASILATSNKRIGFPELLLRNMLDFAVDIDSLVEWVCNQLPTSGTLRKSMVECFRGHSGNVKASSIVEKIPYDYEFQYLLTI from the exons ATGTCCCACTCCTACCAGCACTCACAACCACAGCAAAGACGGTTATTATCTCAATTCCTTCATCACAATCAACTTCATCAACAATTTTTCAATATTATTACTCCTCAAACGTCCCTCTCACCTTCAActgcaacatcaacaacaactacaacaacaacaacaagtttcTCTTTCTTTCACAACAAGCATTAtcaagatgaagatgaagatcaaGATGAACCTCCTTTCCCTTGTTGTTTTAATATTCTTTCTAACTCTAAACGCTTCAAGTTTCATGTTTCTAACATGGATCATCATCTTCAACTAGATCATTTCTCATCCTTCAAATCTCCTTCTCAAATTATT GGAAAGAAGAAAAGTATTGGACTGCAAAAGAGAGAGGAACTTGAAAGAGAG GTCAATATGCTCCAAAGGTTGttggagaaagaagaaaaggtTCATGAAATATTAGATATGGTGAATAATAGACCAAACAATTCAGCTATATCTATTCCCAATTTTCTACCTCCTAAG ATGAGAGAGCTCTTAGCAGAGCTTGTCATGGTTGAGAGTGAGATAGCAAAACTTGAATCTCAAATTAGCCAACTTCAAGCTGGTTTGAAACTTGAGCAAGAAATCACTAAGGAATCTGAATCTAAGTCGAAAACATGGAACCAAGGGAATTTGATCAGCAATTCTATTTCTAACTACAATCGTTTATCAACTTCAACAATTACAAATCCTAGTTCTGTTCAAAGAAGTAGTAGTAATATCCATGAAAGAATGGCATTTGAAACCAAAGCGTTACATTTTATAAGCAAAGCTATAAAGGGTGATTATAATCTCAACGACTTCGGTCTTAATGAGAAAACAGGTTTTTCTAAAAATTCTGTAGAGCAGAAAGAAACTAGTTTTCAGGAAGATGTGAAATTTCATGAAAGACTTTTAAGAAAAAATGCAGCAGTGAAGCCTCCTTCGCCTATGCGAGACCCTCGTCATCCATCACCTAAG TTGAGGGAACGGAATCTAGACATGTACTTAGATCTACCAACTAGATCACTACTTGATCCACTTCTATCAGAAGAGAATGATCTAAAGTGGCAACCAAACAAGCTATCTGAAAGCATCATGAAGTGTTTGAATTTCATATATGTAAGACTACTCAGAACATCTAGAGCAATGGAATTGGAGAAATCAGGACCTGTTTCAAGGTCTTTGCATTCGTCTTTAAGCTCAAGAAGCTTCAGGGTCGATCCAGGATCGACCCCGAAGCCAAGCTTTATGTTGCAGAAGGAATCAAGGCAACAAGATCCATATGGTATCTTTAATACAGAAGAGTCCATTCCAAGGGACATTGGTCCTTACAAGAACCTGGTTATGTTTACCTCAAGTTCTCTGGATCCAAAATTCATCTCAAGCCCTTCCTCTATTCCATTACTAAGAAAGTTAAG GATCTTGATGAGCAATCTTCAGACAGTTGATTTGAAAGGCCTTACAAATCAACAAAAATTAGCATTTTGGATCAACTTGTACAATGCTTGTATCATGCAT GGATTCATCCAATATGGAGCTCCATCCACCCCAGAAAAGTTAATTGCATTGATGAACAAG GCAACCCTCAACATAGGAGGCAACATAATAAATGCTCAAGCAATAGAGCATTTTATTTTAAGGAAACGAGATACTTCTAATATGAAAGAG GCACAAAGAAAGGGAGAGTGGGAAGAGAAAGAATCAATTGTACGCGAACTTTATGGACTTGAGTTTGTGGATCCGAATGTCACATTTGCTCTTTGTAACGGAACTCGTTCTTCTCCAGCT GTGAGGATATACACAGGTGATGGTGTAACAATTGAGTTAGAGAAATCAAAGCTAGACTATTTTCAAGCTTCAATTCTGGCAACTAGCAACAAAAGGATTGGGTTTCCTGAACTTCTCCTCAGAAACATGCTTGATTTTGCTGTGGATATTGACTCATTGGTGGAGTGGGTGTGTAATCAGTTGCCCACTTCAGGGACTTTAAGGAAATCAATGGTGGAATGCTTTAGGGGTCATAGTGGTAATGTCAAGGCCTCAAGCATTGTTGAGAAGATACCTTATGACTATGAATTTCAGTATTTGTTGACTATATAA